In Bacillus toyonensis BCT-7112, a single window of DNA contains:
- a CDS encoding TIGR01457 family HAD-type hydrolase, whose translation MYKGYLIDLDGTMYRGEEQIEEASDFVKALGERGIPYLFVTNNSTRKPEQVAEKLVRFDIPAKAEQVFTTSMATANFIYERKQDATVYMIGEEGLHDALVEKGFELVDENPDFVVVGLDRDITYEKLAKACLAVRNGATFISTNGDIAIPTERGLLPGNGSLTSVVTVSTGVEPIFIGKPESIIMEQALKVLGIGKDEALMVGDNYDTDILAGVNAGMHTLLVHTGVTTVEKLTEYEVQPTQVVHNLTEWIEKM comes from the coding sequence ATAAAGGTTATTTAATTGACTTAGACGGTACGATGTATCGTGGTGAAGAACAAATTGAAGAAGCAAGCGACTTCGTGAAAGCATTAGGAGAGCGCGGCATTCCGTATTTATTCGTTACGAATAACTCAACTCGTAAACCAGAACAAGTTGCAGAAAAACTTGTTCGTTTCGATATTCCAGCGAAAGCAGAGCAAGTATTCACAACGAGTATGGCGACAGCGAATTTCATTTATGAACGTAAACAAGATGCAACTGTATACATGATTGGTGAAGAAGGCTTACATGATGCTCTTGTGGAAAAAGGATTTGAACTTGTGGATGAAAACCCTGATTTCGTTGTTGTTGGTTTAGATCGCGACATCACATATGAAAAATTAGCAAAAGCATGTCTTGCTGTACGTAACGGTGCAACGTTTATTTCTACAAATGGAGATATTGCTATTCCAACTGAGCGTGGATTATTACCAGGTAACGGTTCATTAACATCAGTTGTTACAGTATCAACAGGTGTGGAGCCAATCTTTATTGGAAAACCAGAATCAATCATTATGGAACAAGCATTAAAAGTGCTTGGCATAGGAAAAGATGAGGCATTAATGGTTGGGGATAACTACGATACGGACATTTTAGCGGGAGTAAATGCTGGTATGCATACCCTTCTTGTCCACACTGGAGTCACAACTGTGGAGAAGTTAACAGAATACGAAGTTCAACCGACGCAAGTTGTGCATAACTTGACGGAGTGGATTGAGAAGATGTAA